DNA sequence from the Methanobacterium formicicum DSM 3637 genome:
GATCGGTGGATTTAACACAGTTTATGAGGATAACACTGTCCAGAACACCAAAACATTCATCAAGGGAATGAAAGACCTCCCCGGAGATTTGAAAAATAGTTTAAGATTGATGTACAGTGTGGCCAAGGCAGTAAAGCCCCAGATCATCATCTCTGATTTTGAATTTTATTCAAACCTCCTATCTAAGATCCTGCGCGTGCCACTCATCAGCCTGGATAATATGCATGTTTTAACCCAAGCAGAGTTAGATGTCCCTAAGAAATACCGTACTGATAGAATAGCTGCTGAAAGTGTGGTTAGGTCATTCATCCAGCTTCCAACTGTTTCTCTTATAACCAGCTACTTTTATCCGCCCCTTAAACATCCTAATAAAACCAAATATTTCCCACCAGTCCTGCGTGATGCCATAATGGATTTGGAACCCCATAATGGGGAACATGTTCTGGTTTATCAGACCAGTGACTCTAACTGGAGATTACTGGATATTCTGAAGGAATTTGATGATGAATTCATTGTCTACGGATTTCACCGTGAGGGAAGGGATGATAATCTACTGTTTAAACCTTTCAATGAGGATGACTTTTTCAGGGACCTATCCCAGGCCAGGGCAGTGATTTCCAATGGAGGATTCACCCTTATCAGTGAAGCACTTTATCTGGGAAAACCAGTTTTAAGTGTTCCAGTGAAAAAACAGTTCGAACAGACCCTGAACGCACTCTATCTTGATCGGTTGGGTTATGGTGAGTTTCATGAGGATCTGGAAAGGGACGATATTGAAAACTTCCTCTCCCACTTGGAGAAATACCGGAAAAACATCAGTCTTGGATTTAAACACGATCACAACCAATCTATTCTGGATGAACTGGACCATCTGATTGATAAATATGCCTAATAAAATGGGATAAATTAGGATACATCGTGAAATTGGCTGATAAATAGTGGAATAATGATAAATAATTGATTAAGGATAATAGTGGGATGGAATGATAATTAGTTTGATTAAGGATAAATCTGGATTTAGATAGAATATTCACTGGAGTTCTTTTTTATTCCAACTTTTAGTTATTCCAACTTTAAGTATTATTTTTTATTTTTACTCCTTCACAGATTCCCAAGTGTAACTGATAAATCATAATCGTATTCGATGATGGGATGTCTTTATTTTTAATGTAACTCGCCTTCTAGGATGG
Encoded proteins:
- a CDS encoding MJ1255/VC2487 family glycosyltransferase; this translates as MKLSIIIPTFNEESYLPHLLESIKRQDFSDYEVIVADAGSEDSTRVIAQEWGCKVVEGGLPSVGRNRGTEAASGEYLLFLDSDVILTRDYLELCLDEFEKRDLGIAITQIAPLSDSFLNKITHDFANFFMKRVENIKPHGAGCYGIITTRKLHNEVEGFDEDLDFGEDTDYIERIGAISQFKVLRSPKLLVSTRRVQEEGLRNVAFKYAKSTFYQFRGKQITAEDLDYTFGHPDQKRILYSVCGEGMGHAIRGRVLLNHLTKNNEVHIFASDRAYDYLASHFDNVYEIGGFNTVYEDNTVQNTKTFIKGMKDLPGDLKNSLRLMYSVAKAVKPQIIISDFEFYSNLLSKILRVPLISLDNMHVLTQAELDVPKKYRTDRIAAESVVRSFIQLPTVSLITSYFYPPLKHPNKTKYFPPVLRDAIMDLEPHNGEHVLVYQTSDSNWRLLDILKEFDDEFIVYGFHREGRDDNLLFKPFNEDDFFRDLSQARAVISNGGFTLISEALYLGKPVLSVPVKKQFEQTLNALYLDRLGYGEFHEDLERDDIENFLSHLEKYRKNISLGFKHDHNQSILDELDHLIDKYA